The following nucleotide sequence is from Nitratidesulfovibrio termitidis HI1.
AAGAACCAGCACTTTACCGAAAAGGACCGCGTGTGCCTGCCGGTGCCGCTGTTCCACTGCTTCGGCTGCGTGCTGGGGGTGCTGGCCGCCATCAACCACGGGTCCGCGCTGGTGATTCTGGAAAGCTTCAGCCCCATGCACGTCATGGCATCCGTGGACCAGGAAAAGTGCACCGCCCTGTACGGGGTGCCCACCATGTTCCTGGCCGTGCTGGAGCACAAGCTGTTCGAGCGGTTCGACTTCAGTTCGTTGCGCACCGGCATCATGGCCGGTTCGGTCTGCCCGGAACCCTTGATGCGCCGGGTGGTCGAAAAGATGTACATGCGCGAGATCACCATCTGCTACGGCCTGACCGAAGGTTCGCCGGTGATGACCCAGAGCCTGGTCACCGATCCCTTCGAACGCCGCGTGCAGACCGTGGGCCGGGCCATGCCGTGCATCGAGGTGCGCATCGTGGACCCGGAAACCAACCAGGAAGTGGAGCGCGGCGCCCAGGGCGAGGTGGTCTGCCGGGGCTACAACGTGATGAAGGGCTACTACAACATGCCCGAGGCCACGGCCTCCACCATCGACCCCGAGGGCTGGCTGCATTCCGGCGACCTTGGGATCATGGACGAGGAAGGCTACGTAGTCATCACCGGCCGCATCAAGGACATGATCATCCGGGGCGGCGAGAACATCTACCCCCGCGAGATCGAGGAGTTCCTGTACGGCATGGACGGCGTGCAGGACGTACAGGTGGTGGGGGTGGCCAGCCGCAAGTACGGCGAGGAAGTGGGGGCGTTCATCATCCCCAAGCCGGGGGTGGAGATGGCTCCCGAAGACGTGCGCGACTACTGCCGTGGCCGCATCGCCTGGCACAAGGTGCCGCGCTACATCAGTTTCATCGACGCCTATCCCATGACCGCCAGCGGCAAGATCCAGAAGTTCAAGCTGCGCGAGATGGCGGCGGAGCTGTTTCCCGAAGCCATGAAATAACAGCTGGTGGGGCTTTTTGCCCGTTGGTTGCCCTGTGTGTTCGGTGCAATTCGTGCGGCCAGTGCGGTCGCGCTGTGCCTCGGGGCGGCGAACGATAAAGGCCATAGCCCACAGATTGACGACAACGCCCCCGAAGCCCGTGTTTCGGGGGCGTTTTGCGTGCGGCTTGATTTCCACTGCGGTTCCGCGCAGAGTGAAAGAGACCGGAAAGGTATGCCCTGTCGGGGATATCTGCCCGTATGCGGGAGCTGTATCCCGTGTATCGGGATGGCTTGCCTCATTCATGGTTGATCCATGTACTTATGGCCACGGAGCATGAAGGAACCCGCATGTCGCTGGAAGCGGACGTACTCGTTGCCGGGGCCGGTTTTGCCGGTCTGCGAGCGGCCATAGCCGCTGCCGTTTCGGGGCGCGGCCTGCGCGTCATCGTGCTGGCCCCGCACGAAGGGCCGGGCGGCTCGTCCTTTGCGGGCCATGCGGGTTCGCTGGGCGTGCTGGCCCCTGCCGACGACGAGGAGCGCGACGCACTGCTGGAACGCGCCCTGGCCATCGCCCACCCCGGTACGGCGGACCCGGCGCTGGTGCGCCTGTTGCTGGAGCAGGGCGAGGCCCGCCTGCGCGAACTGGAGCAATGGGGCGTGCCGCTGGCCACGGGCCAAGGTGGCGCGCGGTTGCGGCGCAGCGCCTGCTTTTTCCCCGAAATGGCCGTGGCCGCCGTACTCCCCGACTGCACGGCGGCCCATGCCGCCATGCTGCGCGTGGCCGTGGCCGCCGGGGTAGAGGTGTTGCCGGGCTTCACCCTTGCGGCCCTTGGCGTCGAGGGTGGCCCACCCGGCAGCGCGCTGTGCCTGGACCCGGTGGGCAACGTGCTGCCGGTGCGCGCCCGGTCCGTGGTGCTGGCCGTGGGCGGTCCTGCCTCCCTGTTCGCCTGCGATGCCTCCGGCGCCGGGCAGGCCGGCACCGGCCAGACGGGAACGGGGCTGGGCTTTGCCCGCGATTGCGGCGCCCGCATCGGCAATGCCTCGTTCCTCCAGTTCCTGTGGTACGAGGGCGGGCAGCCCTTTCCCTTTCTGTCCGAACGGGCGCACGAACTGGAAGCGGCCGGACTGGACGGCGTGCCCGTTGCCCTGCCGCGTGAGCTGCGCCCCCATGTGGCCAGCCGGGCCACCCATGCCCCGTGGGGGTGGGGCCTGCCTGACGCCGCGCTGGACGCCTGGCTGCTGGCCCGCATGACCCCGGCGGGTGTGGTGCCGGTGCGCTACCACGGCGAGCGCGAGCCGCGCCTGCTGTCGCTCATGGCGCAGGCGGGCAACGGCGGGGCGCTCATCGACGCGGACGGACGCACTTCGGTTGCGGGGCTGTTCGCCTGCGGTGAATGTGCCACCGGCATGCACGGGGCCAACCGCATCGGCGGGGCCATGGTGCTGGCCACCCAGGTCTTCGGGCACAGGGCGGGCATTGCGGCGGCCCTGCACGCCCATTCCGCGCTGTTGCCCCCGCCGCCCACCGCGCCGGAAGCAGCGGAGCACCAGTCCGCGCGCCACCCGTTGCGCCTGCGCGAAGCCATGCAGCGCCATTGCCTGCCGGGCATCCCCGGCGAGGCGTTGCAAGCGGCGCGCCCCGGCGCCACGGGGGCTGCCGGGGCCGAACGGCAGCGGCAGGAACTGGAGCTGTTCGTGGAGCGGCTGAAGGCGCTGTTGCTGCTGCCTGCCGTGGATTTGCTGGACCGTGCCCGCGTGTTGTCCTGCCTGACCGTGGCCGAACACCGGCTGCGCCGCCTGCGTGCCGAGCGCGAGGCCATGGCGCAGCCCCCTCTGGCCTGACCGCTCCATTTACCCTCCCGCTTGCGTGCGGCTGCCATCGGACCCGCCAGTGGCGGGTGCATGTTCACTGGCGGGGGCAGCAGCGGGATGCATCCCGGCTGTCGGAAGGGGAAGGGCGCGTTGGTCTCGTGGTGCGGTTGCGCACGGTCTTGCGCCGCAAAAAAAGGAAGGCCGCCCCCGCGAACGGGAGCGGCCTTGAAATCAGGCGGAAACGGAAACTACTTGATGATCTTGAACTCGCCGCGGCGGTTCTTGGACCAAGCAGCTTCGGTGTGACCTTCCACGGCGGGACGTTCTTCGCCGTAGCTGATCATTTCCAGCTGACCGGCGTTCACGCCGGACATCACCAGGTACTCGTAGGCGGCGCGGGCGCGACGTTCGCCGAGGGCCAGGTTGTATTCCTGGGTACCACGTTCGTCGCAGTGGCCTTCCACCAGCACGCGGATGGAGGGGAACTTCTTCAGCACGTCGGCCTTCTGCTTCAGGACTTCCTTGGATTCGGCCTTCAGGTCGAACTTGTCGAAGTCGAAGTAGACCTTGGCGTCGGTGATGATCTGCTGGGCCCGGGCAAGGGCTTCCAGCTGAGCACGACGGGCCGAATCGTCTTCGGCGGCCATGGGGGCGCCGGCGGATTCGGGGGTGGCGGCGACCTGCTTCTTGGCGCAGCCAAAGCCGGTGGCGAGGACAAGGGCCAGAGTCAGGACAAGCCCAAAGCGCTTTGCGGTGTTCATGTGATTCCTCCTAGACAGCTCTTCGCTCCAATAGAATTATGCAGAGAACGGTTCCTTTCCTTTATCCCTTTCCGTCGGCTTCGGCCGCAACCCTAACACCCCCGGAATGGGACAGCAGTAATGGTATCTCTACGCCGTTTTTTGTCAAGATGGGGGATTGCGGTATCTCCACTTTCCCCCACGATTTTTTTGGGTTCGGTCCCCCGGAAGGCGGGGGTGTCCCCTTCCGGACGTTCCACGAAGACGTGCGCTGGCGAGAAACGTGAAACCACACGCGACGGATTTCCGCCGCGTGTGGTGCGTGTCTATTCTCCGCGCTCGCTCGTGCCGCGGCCTAGTCGGGAATCATGCCCCAGTCCGGAAACGAGGCATCGCCCGTGCCCGTGGGCACCCGCTTGGCATCGCCGCCGTGCCGGGTGATCAGGTAGATCTGCTTGGCGCCGCTGCGGGTGGAGGTGAACGCCAGAAAGTAGCTGTCGGGCGCGAAGGACGGTGTTTCGTCGGTGCCGGGGCCGAAGGTGACCTGCCGTTCCGACTGGGTGACCATGTCATACACGAAGATGCGGTGGCCGAAGTCGGTCATGCGGGCAAAGGCGATCAGCGTGCCGTCCGGGCTGATGGACGGGGCGGTGTTGTAGTTGCCGCTGCGGCTGATGCGCGTCACCTGGCCGGTGGTCAGGTCCTTCAGGAATATCTGCGGGCCGCCCAGGCGGCTGGAGCAGAAGGCCATCTTGGTGCCGGTGGCGTCGAACGAGGGCGAAACGTCGATGGAGGCGCTGTCCTCCAGGGCGCGTTCCTTCTGGAACACGTGGTTCAGCAGGAAGATGCCGGGGTTCTTGCCGGTGGAAAGGCTGACCGCCACCTTGTTGTCGGGCAGGAAGGCGGGGCCGATGACGGTATTGCCCGGAAACTTGATGCGCTGGGTCTGGCGGGTCAGGCGGTCCCATACGCCAAGGGCGTGGGTGCGGTCGTCCATGTGACTGAACACGATGAACCGCGCGTCGGGCGACCACGAAGGGGACAGGGCCTCGCCCGGCAGGTTGGTGATCTGGCGCAGGTCGCGGCCGGTGGGCTTGCTGAGCCACACGTCCTTCTTGTTCTTGCCGCCGGACTTCACGAAGGCCAGGGTGGACTTGAAG
It contains:
- a CDS encoding AMP-binding protein; its protein translation is MDEFAVRERTLGQILDETVAKYPDNDAVVYVDRDYRQTYRQFADAVDELAKGLMALGVQHGEKVAVWATNVPHWVALQFATAKMGAILLTVNTNYREHEIRYLLTQSECENLFIIDGFRDHDYVQTIYNMIPELKTQPRGQLRCPSLPHLKRVMFLGAEKHRGMYSVPEIVSMSAMVSDEEYAERQRALSPHDVVNMQYTSGTTGFPKGVMLTHVNIGNNGYWIGKNQHFTEKDRVCLPVPLFHCFGCVLGVLAAINHGSALVILESFSPMHVMASVDQEKCTALYGVPTMFLAVLEHKLFERFDFSSLRTGIMAGSVCPEPLMRRVVEKMYMREITICYGLTEGSPVMTQSLVTDPFERRVQTVGRAMPCIEVRIVDPETNQEVERGAQGEVVCRGYNVMKGYYNMPEATASTIDPEGWLHSGDLGIMDEEGYVVITGRIKDMIIRGGENIYPREIEEFLYGMDGVQDVQVVGVASRKYGEEVGAFIIPKPGVEMAPEDVRDYCRGRIAWHKVPRYISFIDAYPMTASGKIQKFKLREMAAELFPEAMK
- a CDS encoding FAD-binding protein, with product MSLEADVLVAGAGFAGLRAAIAAAVSGRGLRVIVLAPHEGPGGSSFAGHAGSLGVLAPADDEERDALLERALAIAHPGTADPALVRLLLEQGEARLRELEQWGVPLATGQGGARLRRSACFFPEMAVAAVLPDCTAAHAAMLRVAVAAGVEVLPGFTLAALGVEGGPPGSALCLDPVGNVLPVRARSVVLAVGGPASLFACDASGAGQAGTGQTGTGLGFARDCGARIGNASFLQFLWYEGGQPFPFLSERAHELEAAGLDGVPVALPRELRPHVASRATHAPWGWGLPDAALDAWLLARMTPAGVVPVRYHGEREPRLLSLMAQAGNGGALIDADGRTSVAGLFACGECATGMHGANRIGGAMVLATQVFGHRAGIAAALHAHSALLPPPPTAPEAAEHQSARHPLRLREAMQRHCLPGIPGEALQAARPGATGAAGAERQRQELELFVERLKALLLLPAVDLLDRARVLSCLTVAEHRLRRLRAEREAMAQPPLA
- the pal gene encoding peptidoglycan-associated lipoprotein Pal → MNTAKRFGLVLTLALVLATGFGCAKKQVAATPESAGAPMAAEDDSARRAQLEALARAQQIITDAKVYFDFDKFDLKAESKEVLKQKADVLKKFPSIRVLVEGHCDERGTQEYNLALGERRARAAYEYLVMSGVNAGQLEMISYGEERPAVEGHTEAAWSKNRRGEFKIIK
- the tolB gene encoding Tol-Pal system beta propeller repeat protein TolB; translated protein: MRQHHAIHRLLAAVCLIVCCALAAPALAAGPVQIDIYGPGQGSLNLALADPLGPIPGTPVTGQGAKLNEIIRENLSFLPFLRLTDPKAILGGTVLQSYKAPDIDFKRFQIAGTDLVVTAGWPQGDAPGKPFVELRVYEAYSGKLVFGKGYYDIQETQLPDVADRFCSDLMKALTGRGEFFKSTLAFVKSGGKNKKDVWLSKPTGRDLRQITNLPGEALSPSWSPDARFIVFSHMDDRTHALGVWDRLTRQTQRIKFPGNTVIGPAFLPDNKVAVSLSTGKNPGIFLLNHVFQKERALEDSASIDVSPSFDATGTKMAFCSSRLGGPQIFLKDLTTGQVTRISRSGNYNTAPSISPDGTLIAFARMTDFGHRIFVYDMVTQSERQVTFGPGTDETPSFAPDSYFLAFTSTRSGAKQIYLITRHGGDAKRVPTGTGDASFPDWGMIPD